The Acidobacteriota bacterium DNA window ATCTCGACGCCGGCGTCGGCGGCCAGTCCCACGAGCGCCGGCAGCGTGCGGTGCAGTGCGTTCGCCGTGACGGTCCAGGCATCCGGCGCCTCGCCCGCGCGGACCGCGTCGACGCCGGGCAGCGCGGCGAGCCGCTCTTCCAGGCCGGCGGATGCCGGCTCCTCGCCGCGGGCGAACGCGACATCGACGATGTGCGGTGCGCCGATGGAGAGGATCAGCTCGTCGGGACTGCCCTGTGTGACGATCCGGCCCTGATCGACGATGGCGACGCGATCGCACAGCACGTGCGCCTCGTCCATGTAGTGGGTGGTCAGGAGGATGGTGCCTCCCTCGGCGCGATAGCGTTGCAGCAGCGCCCACAACTGCCGGCGCGACTGCGGGTCCAGGCCCGTGGTCGGCTCGTCGAGGAACAGCAGGTCCGGATCGCCGACCAGCGCGCAGCCGACGGCGAGACGCTGCCGCTGGCCGCCCGACAGCTTGCCGACCCAGCTCTTGCGCTTGGCCTCCAGCTCGAGCAGCCCGAGCACGTCGTCGACCGGGCGCCCCCGCGGATAGAAGGACCGGAACAGCCTGAGCGTCTCGAGCACGGACAGCTTCTCGTCCATCTGCGACTCCTGGAGGTGAATCCCGAGCCGCGCCCGCAGCGCATCCTCGTTCCGGCCCCACGCGTGGCCCAGAATCCGTACCCGGCCGGTGTCCGGCGCGAGCAGCCCCTCCAGGATTTCGATGGTCGTGGTCTTTCCGGCGCCGTTCGGTCCCAGCAGCCCGAAGCACTCGCCGCGCCGGACCTCGAGGTCGAGGCCGTCGACCGCCACCACGTCTCCGAAACGCTTCACGACGCCGGCGCAGGAGACGGCCGGCTCGGCGAGCCCCGTCGCCGCTCCCTCTGCGCCGCGCGCCGCGGGGCTCGGAACGCTGCCGGTGTCAGCGAGACTCTCGTTCGCGCCGCCCGCGTTCATCGGTCCAGCGCCGGCGTCGTCGTCGGCTGCTCGCGCCGCCGCGTGCCCTGCTCGTAGGCGTGGCCCA harbors:
- a CDS encoding ABC transporter ATP-binding protein, producing the protein MNAGGANESLADTGSVPSPAARGAEGAATGLAEPAVSCAGVVKRFGDVVAVDGLDLEVRRGECFGLLGPNGAGKTTTIEILEGLLAPDTGRVRILGHAWGRNEDALRARLGIHLQESQMDEKLSVLETLRLFRSFYPRGRPVDDVLGLLELEAKRKSWVGKLSGGQRQRLAVGCALVGDPDLLFLDEPTTGLDPQSRRQLWALLQRYRAEGGTILLTTHYMDEAHVLCDRVAIVDQGRIVTQGSPDELILSIGAPHIVDVAFARGEEPASAGLEERLAALPGVDAVRAGEAPDAWTVTANALHRTLPALVGLAADAGVEIETLATRTATLEDVFVALTGHRLRDD